DNA from Triticum aestivum cultivar Chinese Spring chromosome 7D, IWGSC CS RefSeq v2.1, whole genome shotgun sequence:
GAAATGTCCAGTACCAAACTCTCTGGTGCTCATGAGATCATCCATATCATTCCTGTATCGCTTTGTTCTCCTTCTACCCTTGGGTTGTACCATCATCTCCGGATCGGGCCTAATGTTAGGACCATGATACTCTGGCCACTGCGATGCGTCCAGAAAAGGGTGGAATCTAGACGCCCATGTTAACTTATGAGTTTGCAAGTTGAATTCATGCAACCTCACAATTACTCCATCAGATACATTCCTGATGCGGGCCGCCGACATCATGTGTGAGCATGGCCAGTGGTACTTACTAGGCCGCTCACAAGTGCAATGTCTTGTCCTAAGAGCCACCTTAAATGAGCGACCACCATATGATTGTCCATCTCTAGTTGTCCCACCTGGCTCATCCACTTGGTATTTCATTTCTACATTATCGAAACAAGTGACTCGCTGGATGGCTGACTTGTCTCTCTGAAACTCCAGCCACTCGGCAACCTTCTTCGGATAAATTTCATTGGGAGGCTTCTCACTATCAGCAATCAACTTGTCGATTTCATCGGAGTGCTTCAAAAAATACTCATTTAGCTTGTAAAAGGTATATTCCGCTATTGCCGTCACCGGCAACTgacgggcacccttcaagacaAAGTTGAAGCACTCAACAAGATTGCTTGTCATGTCACCATATCTCATGCCTCCTTCGTCACATGCCCGTGACCACTTGTGTCTCTCATCAATATTCCTTTCTAAGAAATCTTTCCCACCTTTGTTTGCCTTCTCATAGATTTTGTTCAAGTGTGTCGTGAATGACTTAACGGAGAAGGCTACACATGCGGAGTTAAGATCCTTGCAAAGATCCTTGTTTTTGCAAGCTCTGTAAAAGTTTGCAACGAAGTGCCTCATACACCATCGGTGGTGAAGCCTCGCATGCCCTGGAATATGAATATCCACGGCCTTCAATATGCCTTGGTGCCGAtcggatatgatgcatacctccctaTTCGGAGGAATGACCGTGCTCCTAACAAGTCTCATGAACCATTCCCAGTTGTCTTGGTTCTCCACGGAGACCAAAGCAAATGCCACAGGCAACACCTGATCGTTAGCATCATGTGCCATTGCTATCATGAGTGTGCCCTTGTATTTCCCTGTCAAGAATGTCCCATCTATAGACAGAACCGGTCGACAATGCTCAAAAGCTGCAATGCATGGGCCAAACGTCCAAAAGGCACGACGGAACACTCCTTCAATATCTTGGACATAGTGGTACATTCCTGGGTTTCTATACGACATCGCTTCCAGCAACCTAGGTAGCATGTTGTAAGCCTCTTCCCATCCACCGTACAACATTCTGAGAGCGATTTGCTTGGACTTCCATGTCTTCCCGTACTTGACCTTATATCCGAACTTATCTTCAGTCCAACTCATCAACAACTTCACTTTAATGGTTGGATCCTCGGCTATATGTTTCTGGTATTTATAACCAATGAATTCCGAGGTTAGTTGACGGTGTGTCTTCCGTGCTTCTACGGTCGGCGGTGTGCATTGGTGAGTGGCTTTGCAACTAGTTATCTTCCACCAACCATCTTTCGTGAGTCTTCCATTGACTTTACATTTGCATCTTTCTACCTCACATTTCACGGTGCATCGCTTGTTGCAGTCCGAGTGAACAACTATGAAAGGCCTGTGGTGTTTGACAGCATACTCACACAACCACAtcctgaattctagcatgtgctcgAACATCAAACCTTTCCTCACGTACGACATCGAAATCGCGTCGGGTGTACTACTTGGGAACTGTCTAGCCTCAATTGTCTTGCTCATGCCACCGTCGACTATAGCCTTATCTGCAAGGCTAACATCACAAAACAAGGGAACTTTGTGATCCCTACCGGTGATTTTTGTGTACCACTCTGCTTCTTTCTCAGTCAAGCCATCCTCGTCCAACTCATTCACCGGGCCTTCATCATCCGAGTCATCCACACAAGCACGCTGATAAATAATATGCCAGATCCATATCCTTATGCCTTACTTGAGCCTCTACGTCACAAACAATGTTGTGGTGCCTCTCATACTCTTCGTCGGAGTCATCACCATCATCTTTCATCGGTGCACTACCTCCGAACTCATATTGGGGATACTCATTGGCTTCCAGCTTCAACTTTATGCTCAACAATAGGCGTCACACTACTAACCGGGCTCACATCATCTACTAAGGTTTGGTTCAAGTCAACATGAAAGAGAGGAGCCTTGACCACCTTACTTGCAAAGACTTCGAGTGACTTGACTGCCGAGGATGCAACAACCTCCTTATATGCAACCCAATGCAAATTGGACTTGATAGGCATTGTCTTCATTCGACACTTGTGTGCCGACCCAACATCATATCTTCCTACTAATTCAACTTGGTCACTTGCATCCACCCACTTTAATCGTATCCGTGTTTCTTCCACAACCTCTTCATAACTAGGAGTCTCAAGAAATATCAACACTTCCTCATACTTGTCAACAATATCCACATTCATGAATGCCTCTTTGTCAACATAATGAATATTCACAATCTTGTCCATCTAAAAAATGGGTAACATAAGTATAAGAAATGTACAATGCTAAATATACCACATTGCTAACAAaacccctaaccctaaccctaaatcttaacattagccataaccctaaccctaaatctTAACATTAGCCATAACCCAAACAATAAGGTATGCTCAACAACATCATAATGCAACACTATTGGAACAACAATACTCAAAACATCACATTATAGATTCATGTTCAAAACTAGGGTTaggaacaacaagaacaaatcaatCCAAATGGACAAATCCAACCAATAAAAATTTGTGAGATGAAGGAGGTTACCTCAACGAACGAAAATGACACCGGATCCACGTACCAACCCAATCGATTTGCAACgatttgagaggggctaagtgaGGGACACAAAGGGGGAAAAGGGCAAGAGCTCGGGATAGGCCAATGGGGGAGAAGAGAGTGAAAGGTGAGTGGTGGGTGAAAGCCCCACGACCACCTAAAATATCTGCACCAGAAACGCCAAGGACGGTGGCGTTTCTAGAAGCGCTAGCTTGCTAGGCGTTTCCACCACGCCACGTCAGCAAACAACGCGTCCTCGGCCTGGTAGTGGGCCAGGTCAGAAACGCTAGCTGCCTCGGCGTTTCGTAGTTTACCAGAAACGCCGCGGGCCCTGGCGTTTCTAAAAGGGTCAAATCGTGAAATACTTTCACATCGGGTTCAGTTTGTGAGAATAAACTCTGACAAGGTCAGAACAGTGATTTCGTCCACTAAAATGATCCCTAGACTTTTCCCCTCCTGACTTTTTTTGGTTGTCTTTTCTTAACTGACTTTTGAACGAAATCATATCCTAGCTTTGCAGGAGCCAGGAGGGGGAAATAAAGGGAACAGAAGTTTAACAAGTACTCCAAATTAAACGCATTTTATCCGTATGAACGAACAACGACATATACATCGGGTGAGTTGAATATAAAGGTTATCTCTAGTCGCTCCGAGTCAAAGTAGGTCGTGCTATTGTATATGGAAAGGAACTCTCTCCCGAATCACGCGTGTCTGTTACTAATGGAAAGCACTCCCTTATAAACATCTGATGAGAAGCAATCTGTGAGACCCGTCGGACTAAGACAAAGATAAGAAAAATGGATGTCAGATTTTTTTCCTATTTGTCAAATATAATCTCCATTTTCTTTTCTTAACCGGCTTTTCCTGGAGAGGCTGTCTTTTATGTCTTTTCTTAACCGACTTTGAAACAAAATCGTATCTTGGCTTGTACAGAAGGGGAAAATCTAAGGCACGAAGTTTAACAAGTATACAAAATAAACATATTTCATCTGTGCGAACAAACCACGGGAGATACGGCATGTGACTTGAATCGGCAGGTATGTCTAGCCGCTCCGGGTCAAGGCAGGTCGCAAATTTCTTTTTTGGGATAACCGGCTTTTGAGAGATATTGACTGGACGCAGATTGTGGCACAGTTCTTTTGGCCGAGAATCGACCCTCCACCCAGTTTCTCCCAGGATCTTGACAATCCTAACTGCTTACATCCTAACCagctaggattgtaaaaaaaatggattcaagattctgggagaagctgggggaGGCCCGCTTCTCAAAATTCTGGAAGAATTGGCCAAAAGAACTGGGTTTGAGTGACTTTAGCCCACTAATTTAGGTCAAATGTTCAAAGTGAGAGAAAAAAAAGGCAAAAGCACGCAGACTTCCATGTTATCAGCGTTCCAGTGACAAAAACACCAGCAGTGAACCACTGAAACTGTCGAAATCGAAAAATTTCACAACGGAAAATTGTACCGCTGAaacatattactccctctgttccaaaataaaaGTCGCGGTTTTAGTTCAAAAACTAAAACCGCGACATTTACTTTGGAACGGAGGAAGCATAAATGACTGGATTTGAACTAAAACCGCGACACTtattaaggaacggagggagtataaatgaCTGAACGGGTTATACAAGGCAAAAACTACATTGGATACACAAACGGAAAATTGAACATCTAAATACCGACTGAACTGGTCACACAAAAATCAAAAGGTGGACAGGTTAAAGGGGGGAAACTGAACTGGCTGAGCAAGGAAAAAATATATGGGGTTACACAACGCAAAAGTTGAACTGAACTGATTGCACAAGCAAAAACTGCACAGCACTCAGATTCTCTAGTACTTAACAGTGAACAACTTAACTGAATACACAAAGAGTGCAGGGGGCAAAAACTTGACACCGAAATTCCGCAGCACTTATCATTCAAGTTCTGTAGCAGCAGGTGGTCAGCGGAAGTCCGGCTGGCCTGTGGACGTGAGGCAACGGTGCCACATCCTGCCTTTGTTGTTCACACGCTTCGGTGCTGTGATGACTTGCGTGACCGGAAGGTACACATAGTGAGTGTTGCAGATGCAGGAAGTGATGCCACTGAACCCAGCAAATGCTCCATGGACCTGCACCGGACAGCATCACAAAAttctcatgagcagggtgtggatAACATGGGTGAACTGTGTGTCTACAGTTTGAGAAGATTAATTAAACTGCAAAGGCGTGCAGGAAACTGATTTAACTTACGGCATTTTGTCCAAGCACGGTGCACAGAATCGCATCGGATGCATTGGCACGACAAGCCCGGACCATGTACGTCGGGTCAATGTATTTTATATCAGCATGGACACCGATGCCCTTGAAATGCGTCTTGATCTGGAGAGTGTAATCAGTGTCACTAAATAGTAACAGTAACCAGTATCACTAAATGCTGTCCATTGATGACTTCTAGAATGGAACAGAGAAACGGGAGGATGGGAGTATGGGGACACTCGGTTTCAGCAACCTCATATAAGCAGCTAGAAAAGCTAGTACGGTAAGACGAATAAGGCTAGACCAAGTTCAATGTCACCATAACCATTTAACTTTCTACTGTATCAAAGGACAGCACGTACATTATAAGATCGACCTTTCCAAGGTAAAGAGATTTTATCATATACAAACCTTTTGTTGCATGTGAACACCAATGTCGCTAAGTATTGCATTTCCTgatgcatcagttgcgcctgagttTTGCAGTAACTCCTGAAAACAAAAGGTAAAACAGAAGCTAGTCAATGGTATATGGAACGGAAAAAGGCAAAGGCTAAAACCACTGTGAGCTCACTAACTTGTCCTGCAGCTTCAGCAACACAAACCACACAGAATCCCTTGTTCTTAATTAACTGCTCGAGGTGCTGTAAAACACCATATTCTCCATCGAGCGCGAATGAGACCTTTTCATACAGTATAAGATTCTATTGGTACATCATCCATGAGAAGAAATGGTACGTTTCAATACAAATAGTGCAGTGTTTACGAACCTCTGGTATTAAGCAGACATCAACCTGCCCACTTGAAAGAGAAGCATGCATTGCAATGAAACCACTGCTTCTTCCCATTAATTTTACCAAGCCGATACCATGGTACGCACTTCGTGCCTAATGACATGATGTTTTAATAATATTATAGTAtggcttagagagagagagagagagagagagagagagagagtcagcaGTCTACCTCTATATAGGCAGAGTTAATGGCCCGTTGAGCTTCTTCCACAGCGGTATCAAAACCAAATGTTTTGTCCATTAAAGGTATATCATTGTCAATGGTCTTTGGAACTGCTACAACGGAAACCTTGAGCTTTCTTTTACGGCACTGCAAGTGTTTGGGGAAGGGGAATTAATAGGTATTGTGCACGAACAAAATATATATAACGTTCAAGATGATGAATCTTGAAAGCAAGATGAAACAAGATGGACGGTAGGGGTTTCTGCATCCGTGCATCTTCACCTATCTGGCTTCGAACATAAGCGAGGTTCCATTTAATTCTCAAAGATTCATGGGCTAATGTAATATTTGGATGAAGGACTGACAAGAAATGACCTCCTTTAGTATGATTATCATATATGCCAGGAAACAGAGGAATGACCTCATCTTCAAGAACATCCCTCCTACAATTCATAACTTGGGTTCCAATCTTTGTGATGACCTGATTCTGATGACCCACAGGACCAAGCAGAAGCATCTCCAGAGACTCAAGTTATGTATTCAACAGAATCTCTAATCCCATGCTTACAACCTTATCTCCTCTCAGCTTGTAACTACCCTATGTAAATACTATTCATACTAATCCCCTAATTATTGAACTTCTGTACTAACCATACTAACTTTCTAATATATAAAAATCATAGTAGGATGTTTTCCAACTGCTTCGGGGTAAAAAGGAAAGGACTGACAAGAAATATAAAGATATAAGAACCTCATCATGGATAGCATTTGCTCCTGCATGGGTACCATTTCCACCAAGTACAAAAAGCATATCAATTCTTCTGGCCTAAAAACCAGATAATCattaatcattttctgaaaaaacTATTATTATTAAAAAGTATAGGAATAACCAATACAGAATAAAATTGTTGTAATTCAGATAGCTTACCTGTATACTATCTACAATTTCACTAGTTTTAGGTCCTCCACGGGAAACTCCTAGAAAACTTCCACCAGCAAGATTAATATTCTCCACTAGATTACGTGAAAGCTGGATGGTGTTACCAAAATGAAATCTGAGAACCTAATAAGCAGTAACTGTTTTGCTGATTTATGAGAGGAGCTTCTTACTGGCATTTCTTTTAGACCTTTTTCAAAAAATCCACGAAAGCCAAATGGAATTCCAACAATATTCTTAACCCCATATGTCTCTAGGGTGAATACTACCTGCACATGGAAATACACGTCATATACTCAACATTAACCAAAAATTTGCACTCGAGTCTATTATATCATTTGCATGCCAGAATACTGGATAGGGTAAATGCTCCGTTCGAAAGCATCAACAAAACCACAAAACATATCTACGAAAAACTGCATGGACTGATAAAAAGGCTGCACGGATATTTCAAATGATAACGCCAACATTTCTGTTTGAGGATCAGGGGACACATAAAAGTACTGTATCAATATCATGCACTGATGAAATTTGCCCCCACTTTTATATTTGCAGTTTACATTAGACAAATGCATGTGTGTGTAACACCATGTGCATGAAATTCAATTTGTTGATTTTTTATGATAGCTAATTGGAGAAATCATAGGATAAGCAGAGCTTCATAGCCCCAATGATAATTTTCAGAGCTGATTAATCTTACTTAAGTTGAAGTTCGCAATGAGTACCATGGGCATGTACCAAAATTTAGGTAGACATGCCAGCAAAACAAAATTTGTTTGAACAATGCTAAAAGAAAGGGACCTGTCTGATGACATCATTCAAACCAGGGCAGAGACCTCCACAAGTAACTATAGCAGCTTTTACTTCATTTGGCTCATAGTATATATCCTTACGAGGCCCTGCACGATGCACCCTGCATAAAGCTATTTGTCACTGCCTGACTCTTTAAGATTCTCAAGAGTTAAATCTAACAAACAAGTAGCAGTTCCGCAATTGTAGAAAACAAAAGGGCAGAAGTTGATGTGGCATAACACATAGCATGTGAAGAAAGATGGCATCCTTGTGGCACTGAAAGAAATAGTACTCATATTGTGAATTTATCCTAGAAGATATCATACCATTGCTCCACCCAGGTACAGTCAGGATCAATGCACTCTGCTCCAGCAGAAGTAGGCGACGAATACTTTATCACCTAAAGTAGCATTGCTATGTTAAGTTCACAGCATAGTGGGAACAAAAATAAAGCTGCCTTTTGCGAGCTACATGCGTCTTTTAGGTGCTAATAAATGCAGTGGTGCCGTGCATCATAGAAGTCAGCTGCTGAGAAAGCATATCACAACATTTATGACTACTCCATTACAAATAGATGTTTAAAGTACATGCAGCAAGCAATTTGAACTTTCATGACTAAGATACAAAGAAGTAATTAAATTCACTATATGACAATAGCAGTAGTAGATTTTCCATACAGAATATTTACATAATAATACTCATTGTAACTTTAAATAGCATATTATTATAAAAGTTAACATCAAAGTGTGCAATGATGCTTGCCAATTGCCAATGTCTAAAAGACTACAACAACATATCTTCATATCTTCTGTACAGGAGTAGTAAACGATCTCAGCCAGCTTAATGATGACTCTAACACTGTGAAATGTTAAATTTTAAATTAACATCTGAGTCTTCCGGTATCATGCTAAATTTTCGTAAGAGTACTAACCTTCATAAGCGCCCGGTCATCATTGTTCACGTAACCATTCCACATATCCATAGGTGTACTATCTTCATCACCAGTAGGAGTTCTACCAGAGTGATAACAGATAGCATTGGATAAGAAATGCTGCATAGTTATTAGCTTACAGGAAGGCTGGCTAATTAATTCAAAGATGACAAAGAAGAGAGGGCGCACAAAACCTCTGTTTCATGAGTGAGAATGTAGTTGGCCTTGGTTTCAAGTCATATATATCTGTAATACGTGGCAGATTAAAACGATTATCCCAGTCTTCTTGAAACTTCTGCTTCCAAGATGGATCATTAAAATCTAATT
Protein-coding regions in this window:
- the LOC123165545 gene encoding ATP-dependent 6-phosphofructokinase 5, chloroplastic, with protein sequence MAAAVKTSGGFCNTQQQWLHSTRDLFLHGSTRSNAKECKSRKTKKPTSLRVEATSTKVELDFNDPSWKQKFQEDWDNRFNLPRITDIYDLKPRPTTFSLMKQRTPTGDEDSTPMDMWNGYVNNDDRALMKVIKYSSPTSAGAECIDPDCTWVEQWVHRAGPRKDIYYEPNEVKAAIVTCGGLCPGLNDVIRQVVFTLETYGVKNIVGIPFGFRGFFEKGLKEMPLSRNLVENINLAGGSFLGVSRGGPKTSEIVDSIQARRIDMLFVLGGNGTHAGANAIHDECRKRKLKVSVVAVPKTIDNDIPLMDKTFGFDTAVEEAQRAINSAYIEARSAYHGIGLVKLMGRSSGFIAMHASLSSGQVDVCLIPEVSFALDGEYGVLQHLEQLIKNKGFCVVCVAEAAGQELLQNSGATDASGNAILSDIGVHMQQKIKTHFKGIGVHADIKYIDPTYMVRACRANASDAILCTVLGQNAVHGAFAGFSGITSCICNTHYVYLPVTQVITAPKRVNNKGRMWHRCLTSTGQPDFR